A genomic window from Neorickettsia sennetsu str. Miyayama includes:
- the pstC gene encoding phosphate ABC transporter permease subunit PstC encodes MEQEGSRNFVDGTSRAIRLNTALMLLVSAVLAFSLSSTLILFLGIFFTLLLRSKRMFVLCAAIALVATSMVTALIILSLVTQTVSFFRVVSPTDFFFGTVWAPNGTIVDGQVEKLFGILPLLFGTTMVALIGSIVGTPIGIGAAIALTYFIPKKVRNVIKPIIEIMAGIPTVIYGYFSLTFVPALVQKLGHLLHLNISTESALSAGIVIGIMVIPLITSLTDDLLRTTPKSLYYGAAALGSTQTEIILRAVLPNCLPGLVAIVLLGFSRALGETMVVLMLTGISANIDYNILHTVTTVTVQIVTILTGDQTLNTEESLSAYALGMTLFILTWVLNAVSMSMSKRHVH; translated from the coding sequence TTGGAGCAGGAGGGCAGTCGTAATTTTGTGGATGGTACAAGTCGCGCAATTAGACTAAATACAGCGTTGATGCTACTCGTGTCTGCCGTATTAGCTTTTTCCCTTAGCAGTACCCTTATCCTATTTTTAGGTATTTTCTTTACTCTCTTGCTCCGGTCAAAGAGAATGTTTGTTTTGTGTGCTGCGATTGCGTTGGTCGCAACTTCGATGGTCACAGCATTGATCATCTTGTCCCTTGTGACACAGACGGTTTCGTTCTTCCGTGTGGTTTCGCCAACGGATTTCTTTTTTGGGACCGTGTGGGCACCAAACGGAACAATTGTAGACGGGCAAGTCGAAAAACTTTTCGGTATACTACCACTACTTTTTGGAACGACAATGGTGGCTTTAATTGGTAGCATAGTTGGCACACCTATAGGTATAGGAGCAGCCATAGCATTAACCTACTTCATACCGAAAAAGGTGAGGAATGTGATTAAGCCAATAATAGAAATAATGGCTGGTATACCAACTGTAATATACGGCTACTTTTCCCTGACGTTTGTGCCAGCCTTGGTGCAAAAACTTGGACACCTTCTGCACCTTAACATTTCAACTGAAAGTGCCTTATCTGCCGGGATAGTCATAGGTATTATGGTCATTCCTCTTATCACATCTCTCACTGACGACCTTTTGCGTACAACACCGAAAAGCCTATATTACGGCGCAGCAGCACTTGGTAGCACACAGACTGAAATCATATTAAGAGCTGTCTTGCCAAACTGCCTACCTGGACTAGTGGCAATTGTTCTCTTAGGTTTCTCAAGAGCACTGGGTGAGACCATGGTAGTGCTCATGCTAACCGGAATTTCAGCAAATATTGATTACAACATACTCCACACAGTCACCACGGTGACCGTCCAGATTGTCACAATCTTAACAGGTGACCAGACACTAAATACTGAAGAAAGTCTGTCTGCATACGCGCTAGGTATGACGCTCTTCATATTGACCTGGGTATTGAACGCCGTTTCAATGTCTATGTCTAAAAGGCACGTACATTAG
- the priA gene encoding replication restart helicase PriA: protein MYLNVVLPLPLDSGFLYSSGHFDVYVGSLVKVDFRGRKITGLVTSVVPESEHEYIIKEILAVEQVRPFSSEYVQFLSWIAYYNFTKLGLVLRSALVKDIPDSAAYILTNNNIERSCLTPAVCRVLALFRGSQYITSDTLDAEKIQRKTVQKLIDIGAIERIHASVSEIKALPEELKKLKFELSDEQSTAREKICMEGFTVYLLDGVTGSGKTLVYLSAALEILQRDAAAQVIMLFSEIALASYIFERIKKSFLGMVEIVEWHSDLSPARRRKNWHKVVTNKARLIIGARSAILLPIPNLQMIVVDEEHDQSFKQDQGDFTYNARDLAIMRGKLFNIPVILSSATPSLESYYNVQKKGFVHLTLERRFGGAQLPDVRVVDMRKAQKVSQHISHELYEELNCTFDSGMQSLLFLNKRGYASIIICSSCGHRMKCPDCIAWLVEHKQNNTLLCHLCGFKRPMITKCEECSSDKIISFGPGVEKIAEEIGELFPSKEVLIMSSDTKITENIQKIEKGDVDIVIGTQIIAKGYDFPRLTLLAIIDSDVSMHTGDLRNSEKSFQILQQAIGRVGRRKVYPGRVVLQSYSTDSVVVEALKNNDRETFYKEELKMRLAEEMPPFSRLISIIISGLIEREVIAYARKIAKTIIPIREINVFGPCPAAIGMRKKRFRYRILIVVPKNFFSRNMLTDLLTQFTAEKKVEVQVDTDPLCFL, encoded by the coding sequence ATGTACCTGAATGTCGTGCTGCCGCTCCCATTGGATAGTGGGTTTCTGTACTCTTCTGGACATTTTGATGTGTATGTGGGGAGTCTTGTTAAAGTTGATTTCCGTGGGAGAAAAATAACAGGGCTCGTAACATCAGTGGTACCAGAGAGTGAACATGAATACATTATAAAAGAAATCCTGGCTGTAGAGCAGGTAAGGCCTTTTTCGTCTGAGTATGTGCAATTTCTCTCTTGGATTGCATATTACAATTTCACCAAGCTTGGTTTGGTGCTGCGTTCCGCACTGGTTAAGGATATTCCTGATAGTGCTGCATATATTTTGACTAACAATAATATTGAAAGATCTTGTTTAACCCCAGCAGTGTGCCGTGTGCTCGCGTTATTTAGGGGAAGTCAGTATATCACCTCGGATACGCTGGATGCGGAAAAGATCCAAAGGAAAACAGTGCAGAAACTTATCGATATTGGTGCAATAGAGCGTATTCATGCATCAGTTAGTGAGATAAAAGCTCTACCGGAGGAGCTAAAAAAACTCAAGTTCGAGCTTTCAGATGAGCAAAGTACTGCTAGAGAAAAAATCTGTATGGAGGGGTTTACTGTATACCTTTTGGATGGTGTTACAGGTTCGGGTAAGACATTAGTGTATCTTTCGGCTGCGCTTGAGATTCTACAGCGGGATGCAGCTGCGCAAGTTATAATGCTTTTTTCCGAGATAGCTCTTGCTTCTTACATTTTTGAGCGAATCAAGAAAAGTTTTCTCGGGATGGTTGAAATTGTAGAATGGCATTCAGATCTCTCTCCTGCACGTAGGAGAAAGAACTGGCACAAAGTCGTGACAAATAAAGCCAGACTGATTATTGGAGCAAGGTCAGCAATCTTACTTCCAATACCTAATTTACAAATGATTGTTGTAGACGAGGAACACGATCAATCCTTCAAACAGGATCAAGGAGATTTTACATATAATGCCAGGGATCTGGCCATAATGAGGGGTAAGTTATTCAATATTCCAGTGATTCTATCATCAGCAACACCATCTTTGGAAAGCTATTACAATGTGCAAAAAAAAGGGTTTGTCCACCTTACATTGGAGCGCAGATTTGGCGGAGCTCAGCTTCCAGATGTGAGGGTGGTTGATATGCGTAAAGCTCAAAAAGTGAGTCAGCATATTTCTCATGAGTTATATGAAGAATTGAACTGTACTTTTGATTCTGGTATGCAGAGCCTTTTGTTTCTCAACAAACGAGGCTACGCATCGATAATAATATGTTCGAGTTGTGGTCATAGAATGAAGTGTCCCGACTGTATTGCATGGCTAGTTGAACATAAACAGAACAACACACTTTTATGTCACTTGTGTGGTTTCAAACGCCCCATGATAACAAAGTGTGAGGAATGTTCGTCGGATAAAATAATATCATTCGGTCCCGGGGTGGAGAAAATTGCTGAAGAAATTGGTGAACTCTTTCCAAGTAAGGAAGTGCTTATCATGAGTAGTGATACAAAGATTACTGAAAACATCCAAAAAATAGAAAAGGGTGATGTTGATATAGTGATCGGTACGCAGATCATTGCTAAGGGTTATGATTTTCCTAGACTTACTCTTTTGGCGATCATTGACAGCGATGTTTCCATGCATACAGGTGATTTGCGTAACTCGGAAAAGAGTTTTCAGATATTGCAGCAAGCTATTGGACGTGTCGGTAGGAGAAAGGTGTATCCCGGTAGGGTGGTGCTACAGAGTTATTCTACAGATAGTGTCGTAGTAGAGGCTTTAAAAAACAATGACAGAGAAACTTTCTACAAAGAAGAGCTTAAAATGAGATTAGCTGAGGAAATGCCTCCTTTTAGTAGGCTTATTAGCATTATTATTTCTGGGCTGATAGAAAGGGAAGTCATCGCATACGCAAGAAAAATAGCAAAAACTATTATTCCGATAAGGGAGATAAACGTTTTCGGACCTTGCCCTGCTGCAATAGGGATGAGAAAAAAACGATTTAGATATAGAATTCTTATTGTTGTCCCTAAAAATTTTTTCTCTCGTAATATGTTAACAGATTTGCTTACCCAATTTACCGCGGAGAAAAAAGTAGAAGTGCAAGTTGATACAGATCCCCTGTGCTTTTTGTAA
- a CDS encoding conjugal transfer protein TraJ, with protein sequence MHERDLKEALVEGDRYYKEGLSWHCTKNYYVFVERVWLLMFLALLFSTLCVMGLNIYSILPLKTTANFLRYTDSIGVDNIKATRLYDVYKKNNDLQTVVDKYLLSTYIEVWEEKTGQQDKFIQLNSSHIIYEKFLKSKSGVTNTTNKYIEIADIQIHKDSKSSGKVAVAKVRSYENGNKNREKTVKVAFRTTDVILAHRDVAPLELIVSGYEEIQ encoded by the coding sequence ATGCACGAACGAGATCTAAAAGAGGCTCTTGTTGAAGGAGATAGGTATTATAAAGAGGGCCTATCCTGGCACTGCACAAAGAACTATTATGTCTTCGTAGAACGCGTCTGGTTGCTTATGTTTCTCGCTCTCCTTTTTTCCACACTCTGTGTTATGGGGCTGAACATATACTCTATCCTACCACTTAAAACAACTGCTAACTTTCTTCGTTACACCGACAGCATAGGCGTAGATAATATAAAAGCCACTAGACTGTACGACGTGTACAAAAAGAATAATGACTTACAGACGGTCGTAGACAAATATTTACTCTCAACGTACATAGAAGTATGGGAAGAAAAGACGGGACAACAAGACAAGTTTATACAACTAAACTCTTCTCACATAATTTATGAGAAATTCCTTAAATCTAAATCTGGGGTTACCAATACGACAAACAAATACATCGAAATAGCTGATATACAAATTCATAAAGATAGCAAGTCTAGTGGAAAAGTAGCGGTAGCAAAGGTAAGATCCTACGAAAATGGCAATAAGAACCGAGAAAAGACGGTAAAGGTTGCTTTCAGGACGACAGATGTTATTTTAGCGCATAGAGACGTCGCACCATTAGAGTTAATAGTAAGCGGTTATGAAGAGATCCAATAA
- a CDS encoding exopolysaccharide biosynthesis protein, whose amino-acid sequence MGKNRNTSDMLESVVVHGVADSITLFEVKHALHERGFALLLLLFSLPLSIPLPVPPGYTTVLAIPILFFSVQIVLGCDSPWLPKFLGEKSMKRKSLAFLIEKTVPTLRKVEKFTRPRFPILNNALGERIYGIISLMCAISIAIPLPLTNFIPAGGIALMSLGVLNRDGIISILGIITSFVGLFISALVIILGQKMVVELLSILGVKL is encoded by the coding sequence ATGGGTAAGAACCGGAACACTTCTGATATGTTGGAATCAGTCGTTGTACATGGCGTAGCAGATTCTATTACTTTATTTGAAGTAAAGCACGCCCTGCATGAACGTGGGTTCGCACTACTACTTCTCCTTTTTTCATTACCGCTTTCAATACCATTGCCTGTTCCACCTGGATACACAACTGTTCTCGCTATCCCTATACTGTTTTTCTCTGTACAGATTGTTCTTGGATGCGATTCTCCGTGGTTACCAAAATTCCTTGGGGAAAAATCGATGAAGCGCAAAAGTCTCGCTTTCTTGATCGAGAAGACGGTCCCAACGCTACGCAAGGTGGAAAAATTCACACGCCCCAGATTCCCTATTTTGAACAACGCTCTTGGTGAAAGAATTTACGGTATCATCTCCCTGATGTGTGCTATTTCGATTGCAATTCCGTTACCATTAACAAATTTCATCCCGGCCGGCGGAATCGCGCTGATGTCTCTCGGGGTACTAAACAGAGATGGGATAATCAGTATACTGGGAATAATAACATCATTCGTAGGCCTTTTCATTTCAGCCTTAGTAATCATCTTAGGACAGAAAATGGTTGTCGAACTCCTTTCTATCCTAGGAGTGAAATTGTGA
- a CDS encoding BolA/IbaG family iron-sulfur metabolism protein: protein MIGVVLPVEEKEITRLLLDAFPDVDPETDIQLVDTVGDKDHYLLKIRSTSFVGKSAVERHRLVVSALGEILKERLHSISIEAKVKS from the coding sequence GTGATCGGAGTCGTTTTGCCCGTTGAAGAGAAGGAGATAACAAGGTTGCTTTTGGATGCATTTCCCGATGTGGACCCTGAGACTGATATACAGCTTGTTGACACTGTTGGTGATAAAGATCATTACCTCCTTAAGATCCGGTCTACATCTTTTGTTGGTAAATCAGCGGTGGAGCGTCACAGGTTAGTAGTTTCGGCTTTAGGAGAAATTCTTAAGGAGAGGCTCCACTCAATTTCTATTGAGGCTAAGGTTAAGAGTTAA
- the rpiB gene encoding ribose 5-phosphate isomerase B — protein MRVSIGADHAGFALKAVLIDFFRARGCLPVDRGAYCLDVSDYPDFAKSVSLDVSDGRVDFGILICGSGIGMSITANRYKKVRAALCYDVRAAKMAREHNDANVLCLAGRDLTVSRCLEIVEAFVSSKFSCEERHKKRIEKIDEGGGNSVF, from the coding sequence GTGAGGGTTTCCATAGGTGCTGATCATGCGGGGTTTGCACTCAAAGCAGTTTTGATAGACTTCTTTAGGGCACGGGGATGCTTGCCCGTGGATAGGGGTGCGTATTGCTTAGATGTTTCTGATTATCCTGATTTTGCTAAATCTGTTTCCTTAGACGTATCGGATGGGAGGGTGGATTTTGGCATCTTAATATGTGGTTCTGGTATCGGGATGAGTATAACCGCCAACAGGTATAAAAAGGTCCGGGCTGCTCTGTGTTATGATGTGCGAGCAGCAAAGATGGCTAGGGAACATAATGATGCAAATGTCTTATGTCTTGCAGGAAGAGATCTGACTGTATCAAGGTGTCTTGAAATAGTTGAGGCATTTGTAAGTAGTAAGTTTAGTTGTGAGGAGCGTCACAAGAAAAGGATAGAAAAAATTGATGAGGGGGGGGGGAATAGTGTTTTTTAA
- the pheS gene encoding phenylalanine--tRNA ligase subunit alpha — protein MTVNYEKLRRRFYLRLDAVFSVEELNKLRFEYLSSKSGLVRGALAALIQQGVEAEQLSMWTGLLKECNLALARRLEFIRERESNEKLTAEAVDVSYPARPFKVGLKHPLVRVIEDTRKILTSLGLEHVDGPEVEDEYHVFDALNTPAHHPSRQMQDSFYLSEVGKLLRTHTSSVQIRAMEEREPPFYIFSLGKVYRNDWDATHTPMFHQVEVLCVDVDINMSHMRYCVGFFLENLFGCAKMRMRPSYFPFTEPSAEIDIRRQDGKWLEVMGCGMVHPNVLQNVGISPDKYRGFAFGAGLERLAVLRYDIHDLRSLYSNDLRWKVS, from the coding sequence GTGACTGTTAATTATGAGAAACTCAGAAGGCGTTTTTATTTACGTCTTGACGCTGTGTTTTCTGTTGAGGAGCTTAACAAGCTTCGGTTTGAGTACTTGTCTAGCAAGAGTGGCCTGGTTAGAGGTGCTTTGGCTGCCCTCATCCAGCAGGGTGTGGAAGCGGAACAACTCAGCATGTGGACTGGTCTACTGAAGGAGTGCAATCTGGCTCTAGCACGCAGGTTGGAGTTTATACGTGAAAGGGAGTCAAATGAAAAACTTACTGCTGAGGCAGTAGATGTGTCCTATCCTGCCAGGCCTTTTAAAGTGGGGTTGAAGCATCCTCTTGTCAGAGTTATCGAGGATACTAGAAAAATTCTCACCTCACTCGGATTGGAACATGTAGACGGTCCGGAAGTAGAAGATGAGTATCACGTATTTGATGCTTTAAATACGCCTGCACATCACCCGTCACGACAAATGCAGGATAGCTTCTACCTTTCTGAGGTAGGTAAGCTTTTACGTACGCATACGTCTTCTGTACAGATTCGAGCAATGGAGGAGCGCGAGCCGCCCTTTTATATTTTTTCGCTGGGCAAAGTCTATCGGAATGATTGGGATGCTACACATACCCCTATGTTCCATCAGGTGGAAGTTCTATGTGTCGACGTGGATATAAATATGTCACATATGCGATATTGTGTTGGTTTCTTTCTGGAAAATCTCTTTGGATGCGCCAAAATGAGAATGAGACCGAGTTACTTTCCTTTTACCGAGCCCTCCGCTGAGATCGATATAAGGCGCCAAGATGGAAAATGGCTAGAAGTGATGGGGTGTGGTATGGTACATCCAAATGTTTTGCAGAACGTTGGTATATCGCCTGATAAGTATAGAGGTTTTGCTTTTGGTGCTGGGTTGGAAAGGCTGGCGGTACTGCGTTATGATATTCATGACTTGCGAAGCCTTTATTCAAACGATTTGAGGTGGAAGGTAAGCTGA
- a CDS encoding nucleotide exchange factor GrpE produces MSEKQPEKHKKAEGKQNAELKADIQEKLLKVGFVSEEEFNRERERWKKRLAYALAEQENLKKSAQKEIEKVRDFAILDLVKEILVSVESLERAVAHMLEHNVEGPVFEGSKLTLDAIFSALKKNGIEKIEAKGARFDHDLHQAVSTVKAADLPNNTVFEVLQDGYTIKGRLLRPAVVVVVENLE; encoded by the coding sequence ATGAGTGAAAAGCAGCCAGAAAAACACAAAAAAGCGGAAGGTAAGCAGAATGCTGAATTAAAGGCAGATATTCAAGAAAAGCTTCTGAAAGTCGGTTTTGTTTCTGAAGAAGAGTTCAATAGGGAAAGGGAACGGTGGAAAAAGAGGTTGGCTTATGCACTTGCTGAACAGGAAAATCTTAAAAAAAGTGCTCAAAAGGAAATAGAGAAAGTGCGGGATTTTGCTATTTTGGACCTTGTTAAAGAGATTTTGGTGAGTGTTGAAAGTCTTGAGAGGGCGGTAGCTCATATGCTTGAACATAATGTTGAAGGACCCGTGTTTGAAGGTTCAAAACTTACCCTTGATGCGATTTTTTCCGCTCTTAAAAAAAATGGCATAGAAAAGATCGAAGCCAAAGGAGCGCGGTTTGATCACGATCTACATCAGGCAGTGAGTACGGTCAAAGCTGCAGATTTGCCTAACAACACGGTTTTTGAAGTTCTGCAGGATGGCTATACAATTAAGGGGCGCCTTTTGCGTCCGGCAGTGGTGGTTGTTGTGGAAAATTTAGAGTAA
- a CDS encoding TrbG/VirB9 family P-type conjugative transfer protein encodes MKRSNNFAILLTLQFMLCLPVFADQKAHSLASTPHIKEMVYNPNGIHTYTGFFGYQSSIVFEDGEVISTISMGDSTGWQLDTQGNRLFLKPVEDNATTNVTILTSKRVYHFVFNAKEARDVYDPELAYEVRFRYPSHAVSIQSAGITGVQNETVGSTELDIGKKAYLNFEYKLSGYDAIKPLKVFDDGRFTYMQFPSVNANLPAVFRVDSQGYEALVNYHISGKYLVVQEVAPLFTLRHGNDHVCVFNMKAAIKKRKGSTKVFTNG; translated from the coding sequence ATGAAGAGATCCAATAATTTTGCCATCTTACTCACACTACAGTTCATGCTCTGTTTACCCGTGTTTGCTGACCAAAAGGCTCACTCGTTGGCTTCTACTCCGCATATAAAAGAGATGGTTTACAATCCAAATGGTATTCATACGTACACTGGGTTTTTCGGCTACCAGTCCAGCATAGTTTTCGAGGATGGAGAGGTGATAAGTACTATTTCTATGGGCGACTCCACTGGTTGGCAGCTTGATACTCAGGGCAATAGACTCTTCCTTAAACCCGTCGAAGACAACGCGACAACAAACGTCACGATTCTTACAAGCAAGCGGGTTTATCATTTTGTCTTCAACGCCAAGGAAGCTCGGGATGTGTACGATCCAGAGCTAGCATACGAAGTACGTTTCCGATATCCTTCGCATGCTGTCAGTATACAAAGCGCTGGTATTACAGGCGTGCAGAACGAAACAGTGGGAAGTACTGAGCTTGACATTGGCAAAAAAGCATATCTGAATTTTGAGTATAAGCTTTCTGGGTATGATGCAATAAAACCACTCAAAGTTTTTGATGATGGACGCTTTACTTATATGCAGTTCCCAAGTGTAAATGCAAACCTGCCGGCTGTTTTCCGAGTTGATTCGCAAGGATATGAGGCTTTGGTGAATTACCATATTTCGGGCAAATATCTGGTAGTGCAAGAGGTTGCACCATTGTTCACATTGCGTCATGGAAATGATCACGTGTGTGTTTTCAACATGAAAGCTGCCATTAAGAAAAGAAAGGGCAGTACTAAGGTTTTTACAAATGGGTAA
- a CDS encoding large ribosomal subunit protein bL35: MPKLKTNSSAKKRFKVTSTGKVMVTQSGKRHNMRKRNKRMLLVQKGYTLISKSKMRLMRSVMPYSF; the protein is encoded by the coding sequence ATGCCTAAGTTAAAAACTAATTCCAGCGCTAAAAAGCGATTTAAGGTGACTTCCACCGGAAAGGTCATGGTGACGCAGTCTGGTAAGCGTCATAACATGCGTAAGAGAAATAAGAGGATGCTTCTTGTTCAGAAGGGATATACCCTCATCAGTAAGAGCAAGATGCGTCTGATGAGGAGCGTGATGCCTTACAGTTTTTAG
- the grxD gene encoding Grx4 family monothiol glutaredoxin, with product MKDIFAKIEGIIRRHDVVLFMKGTSGLPMCGFSGAVVNILKALDVTFYGVNVLEDPELREGIKKFADWPTIPQLYVKGEFIGGCDIVREMYENRELQTLFEDSLAG from the coding sequence ATGAAAGATATCTTTGCAAAAATAGAGGGAATAATTAGGCGGCATGATGTTGTGCTTTTTATGAAGGGCACGTCTGGGCTGCCGATGTGCGGGTTTTCAGGTGCTGTCGTCAATATTCTCAAAGCTTTAGATGTCACCTTTTATGGGGTGAATGTCTTAGAGGATCCTGAGTTGAGGGAAGGAATAAAGAAGTTTGCAGATTGGCCGACTATCCCGCAGTTGTACGTGAAAGGTGAGTTTATTGGCGGATGTGACATCGTCAGGGAGATGTATGAGAACAGGGAATTGCAGACTCTTTTTGAGGATAGTTTAGCTGGCTGA
- the rplT gene encoding 50S ribosomal protein L20 — MARVKRGVQVRQRHKKVIKQAKGFHGRSKNCYRIALRRLEKSWQYAYRDRKVRKRDFRSLWIQRINAAVRSFGLVYSVFMKGLKAAGVDVNRKVLSELAISQPSAFGEIVNKAKAAL, encoded by the coding sequence ATGGCACGTGTAAAGAGGGGTGTACAGGTTAGGCAGCGTCACAAGAAGGTGATCAAGCAGGCCAAGGGTTTTCATGGGAGGTCGAAGAACTGCTACAGAATAGCTCTCCGCAGATTAGAGAAATCCTGGCAATATGCGTACCGTGACAGGAAAGTTAGAAAGCGTGACTTTCGCAGTTTGTGGATTCAAAGGATCAATGCAGCTGTGAGATCGTTTGGCTTGGTTTACTCTGTCTTCATGAAAGGTTTGAAAGCTGCTGGGGTGGATGTGAACAGAAAAGTACTTTCTGAGCTTGCTATAAGCCAGCCAAGTGCTTTTGGTGAAATAGTAAACAAAGCCAAAGCTGCGCTGTGA
- the trpS gene encoding tryptophan--tRNA ligase: MEDKAVLSGIQPTGYVQLGNLLGAVDVWVEIQSQYKRKFFFMADLHSLDGGTLGLADASIEMACTYIACGIDPNDCRIFVQSHIPQHVELCWLLGCITPMGLLNRMTQFKDKSNREGVTPMLSLYAYPVLMVADILLYNAEVIPVGDDQTQHVELARDVVLRFNQRYGEYFRLPTILKKKEATRIMSLTNPTKKMSKSDPSDFSRINLSDPKELIEKKILSAKTDSILGFSPEGLQDRPEASNLLNIAACLSGKKVEQLCNEVSNFSALKSMLIDLLLAKLLPIQEKRKNLERDAVKKMLADSAEAMREIARANLTHIKQLMQLI, translated from the coding sequence GTGGAAGATAAAGCTGTTTTGTCTGGGATCCAGCCAACTGGGTATGTGCAGCTTGGAAATTTGCTTGGTGCCGTAGACGTATGGGTAGAAATACAGTCTCAGTATAAAAGGAAGTTTTTCTTTATGGCTGATCTACACTCCCTTGATGGGGGAACATTAGGTCTGGCTGATGCTTCCATAGAGATGGCTTGCACTTACATAGCGTGTGGCATAGATCCAAATGATTGTCGCATATTTGTGCAGTCCCATATCCCTCAGCATGTAGAGCTCTGTTGGTTGCTTGGTTGCATCACTCCTATGGGTCTGCTCAACAGGATGACTCAGTTTAAGGACAAGTCGAACAGGGAGGGCGTTACTCCGATGCTCTCTTTATATGCTTATCCGGTTCTAATGGTGGCTGATATACTGCTGTACAATGCAGAAGTTATACCAGTGGGTGATGATCAAACCCAACACGTTGAGTTGGCAAGAGATGTGGTGCTGCGTTTTAATCAACGTTATGGTGAGTACTTCAGGTTGCCTACGATTCTCAAAAAGAAAGAAGCCACTAGGATAATGAGCCTCACGAATCCGACAAAAAAGATGAGTAAATCTGATCCCTCGGATTTTTCCAGAATAAATTTATCCGATCCAAAGGAGTTGATTGAAAAGAAGATATTATCTGCTAAGACAGACTCTATACTAGGTTTCTCTCCTGAAGGATTGCAAGACAGACCTGAGGCGTCTAATTTGCTCAACATAGCGGCTTGCCTTAGTGGTAAAAAAGTAGAGCAACTCTGCAACGAGGTGAGTAATTTTTCTGCTCTAAAATCTATGCTTATCGATCTGCTTCTTGCAAAGCTCCTACCGATACAGGAAAAGAGGAAGAATCTTGAAAGGGATGCAGTCAAAAAGATGCTTGCTGATTCTGCTGAGGCGATGAGAGAGATAGCTCGTGCAAACCTGACGCATATAAAACAGCTTATGCAACTCATTTGA